One window from the genome of Spiractinospora alimapuensis encodes:
- a CDS encoding TetR/AcrR family transcriptional regulator codes for MSDTTEPPVEHRVAATLWGDPPARRRGPKPRLSRDSVVAAAIGVADGEGLASLSMQRVADELGCAKMAIYRHVPGRDELLALMVDSVFGPPPELTDTSWRDGLRHWALGVREVFRRHPWSLDGAAGGRVMGPNELAWLEAGLAVFRATGTPRAERLDAVVLVLNHIRGLVHQGRTGPSEASMVAATADVLGSHGDRFPEVAAAFSADPGEVGARDNALEFGLERIFDGLDLWVRSAGR; via the coding sequence GTGTCCGACACCACCGAACCCCCCGTCGAACACCGCGTCGCCGCGACCCTGTGGGGTGATCCACCCGCCAGGCGTCGTGGACCCAAACCCCGTCTCAGTCGGGACTCCGTCGTCGCCGCCGCGATCGGTGTCGCCGACGGCGAGGGACTGGCGTCGCTGTCGATGCAACGTGTCGCCGACGAGCTCGGATGCGCGAAGATGGCGATCTATCGGCATGTTCCGGGCCGGGATGAGCTGCTCGCCCTGATGGTGGATTCCGTCTTCGGTCCGCCGCCCGAGCTCACCGACACGTCGTGGCGGGACGGCCTCCGTCACTGGGCCCTCGGCGTGCGGGAGGTGTTCCGGCGCCACCCGTGGAGCCTGGACGGCGCCGCGGGGGGCCGGGTGATGGGACCGAACGAGTTGGCGTGGCTGGAGGCCGGCCTCGCTGTGTTCCGTGCCACCGGGACCCCACGGGCCGAACGCCTGGACGCGGTCGTGCTCGTGTTGAACCACATACGCGGACTCGTCCACCAGGGCCGAACCGGCCCGTCCGAGGCGTCGATGGTCGCGGCGACAGCGGACGTCCTGGGCAGCCACGGGGACCGATTCCCGGAAGTCGCCGCGGCCTTCTCCGCGGACCCCGGGGAGGTCGGCGCCCGCGACAACGCCCTGGAGTTCGGCCTGGAGCGCATCTTCGACGGCCTCGACCTGTGGGTACGGTCGGCGGGCCGGTGA
- a CDS encoding cold-shock protein, translated as MAQGTVKWFNGEKGFGFISRDEGGPDVFVHYSNIVGTGFRNLEENQRVEFDVAQGPKGPQAEQVRGL; from the coding sequence ATGGCTCAGGGAACCGTCAAGTGGTTCAACGGCGAAAAGGGCTTCGGCTTCATCAGCCGCGACGAGGGCGGCCCGGACGTCTTCGTGCACTACAGCAACATCGTGGGCACCGGCTTCCGTAACCTTGAGGAGAACCAGCGCGTCGAGTTCGACGTCGCGCAGGGCCCCAAGGGTCCGCAGGCCGAGCAGGTCCGCGGCCTGTAA
- a CDS encoding nitroreductase family deazaflavin-dependent oxidoreductase has product MRVQPQSPVARRLFRAPVWIYRLGLGGLLGRNFVLLTTRGRVTGRPRQVVLEVVARDEETGGYRVVSGFGARSQWFRNIQADPRVLFEVGWRRYRGTATVLPPEESGKALSHYLQHRYGRLGPPMLRVLGHPVDGSPEEYERVGSDPNNGIPVIALRPSPQR; this is encoded by the coding sequence GTGCGAGTCCAACCACAGTCCCCTGTCGCGCGCCGACTGTTCCGCGCCCCGGTGTGGATCTACCGGCTGGGCCTCGGCGGCCTGCTGGGGCGAAACTTCGTGCTCCTCACCACGCGTGGCCGCGTCACCGGCCGCCCGCGGCAGGTAGTGCTCGAGGTCGTCGCCCGTGACGAGGAGACCGGCGGGTACCGCGTCGTGTCCGGGTTCGGCGCGCGCTCCCAGTGGTTCCGCAACATCCAGGCCGATCCTCGGGTCCTGTTCGAGGTCGGCTGGCGCCGGTACCGCGGCACAGCGACCGTGCTCCCGCCGGAGGAGTCGGGCAAGGCCCTGTCCCACTACCTCCAACACAGGTACGGCCGCCTCGGGCCCCCGATGCTTCGCGTTCTCGGCCACCCGGTGGACGGCTCCCCCGAGGAGTACGAACGTGTGGGCTCCGACCCGAACAACGGCATCCCGGTGATCGCGCTACGCCCCAGCCCACAGCGATAG
- a CDS encoding OsmC family protein: protein MADQKNVVTVTESGQGPYGQSITVGGHTFLADEPEPTGADSGPNPYDLLLASLGACTSMTVRMFAERRGWPLESVSVSLTHERIHSRDCAECETEDAMVDRIEREVRLEGDLDEKQRRTLLQIAEKCPVHRTLTSETVILTNAGADGETDTSA from the coding sequence ATGGCGGATCAGAAGAACGTGGTCACGGTCACCGAGAGCGGTCAAGGCCCCTACGGCCAGAGCATCACCGTTGGGGGACACACGTTTCTCGCCGACGAACCGGAACCGACCGGAGCGGACAGCGGACCGAACCCCTACGACCTGCTGTTGGCTAGTCTGGGCGCCTGCACGTCGATGACCGTGCGCATGTTCGCCGAGCGCCGCGGCTGGCCACTCGAGTCAGTGTCGGTGAGCCTGACCCACGAACGGATCCACTCCCGGGACTGCGCCGAGTGCGAGACCGAGGACGCGATGGTGGACCGCATCGAACGCGAGGTGCGCCTCGAGGGGGACCTGGACGAGAAGCAGCGCCGTACCCTGCTGCAGATCGCCGAGAAGTGCCCCGTGCACCGGACGCTCACCTCGGAGACCGTCATCCTGACCAACGCCGGAGCGGACGGCGAGACGGACACGTCCGCCTAG
- a CDS encoding winged helix DNA-binding domain-containing protein yields the protein MVRHEEIALLRMVAHRIAGPGEADVVAAARLMTATQGQHLPGALTSLALRARDATKADVVSALDHGRLVRSWPMRGTLHIVAAEDLRWLLSLLAERVLAQMARRRQQLGLDEATLARARASTQAALRGGHGLLRKDLIAVWEDEGLAPAGGRGYHMLANLSLNGVVCHGPSDGDDQRIVLMDEWIPTGPIPDREETLAWLAERYFHGHGPATETDFARWAGLPLRDVRVGIAAVGDRLESITGPEAGSPRYLMAPDTAERLERHRAEARGVFLLPGFDEYILGYADRDAVLPPEFAARIVPGNNGVFRPTVVAAGRVVGTWRFPTRQKRSLEAEPFTAFAPEVSARLPDAYATLPV from the coding sequence ATGGTCCGGCACGAGGAGATCGCGCTGCTGCGGATGGTGGCGCATCGGATCGCGGGACCGGGCGAGGCCGACGTCGTCGCGGCGGCACGTCTGATGACGGCGACGCAGGGACAGCACCTTCCCGGCGCGCTCACCTCCCTCGCGCTGCGCGCGCGAGACGCGACCAAGGCCGACGTGGTCTCCGCGTTGGACCACGGCCGGCTCGTCAGGTCGTGGCCGATGCGTGGAACCCTGCACATCGTGGCGGCGGAGGACCTCCGGTGGCTGCTGAGCCTCCTCGCCGAACGCGTGCTCGCCCAGATGGCCCGGCGACGACAACAGTTGGGGCTCGACGAGGCGACCCTGGCTCGCGCCCGCGCCAGTACCCAAGCGGCGCTACGGGGTGGCCACGGCCTGCTCCGCAAGGACCTTATCGCCGTGTGGGAAGACGAGGGTCTGGCCCCCGCCGGCGGGCGCGGCTACCACATGCTGGCGAACCTCAGCCTGAACGGTGTGGTCTGCCACGGCCCCAGCGACGGCGATGACCAGCGGATCGTGCTGATGGACGAGTGGATCCCGACCGGGCCGATCCCCGACCGGGAGGAGACACTGGCCTGGTTGGCGGAACGGTACTTCCACGGCCACGGCCCGGCGACCGAGACCGACTTCGCGCGCTGGGCCGGTCTGCCCCTGCGCGACGTCCGCGTCGGCATCGCCGCTGTCGGGGACCGACTGGAGTCCATCACCGGCCCCGAGGCGGGGAGCCCCCGATACCTGATGGCCCCGGACACCGCGGAGCGACTGGAGCGACACCGCGCGGAGGCCCGCGGAGTGTTCCTGTTGCCGGGGTTCGACGAGTACATCCTGGGCTACGCCGATCGGGACGCCGTGCTGCCGCCAGAGTTCGCCGCGCGCATCGTTCCCGGCAACAACGGCGTCTTCCGACCGACCGTGGTGGCCGCCGGGCGGGTCGTGGGGACATGGCGGTTTCCCACCCGTCAGAAGCGCTCCCTGGAGGCCGAACCGTTCACCGCGTTCGCGCCCGAGGTGAGCGCGCGGCTGCCGGACGCCTACGCCACGTTGCCGGTGTGA
- a CDS encoding VIT1/CCC1 transporter family protein: MEGHRGWGPHKEPQNESISTRLNWLRAGVLGGNDGIVSTAALVLGVAGATTSSQAILIAGIAGMSSGALSMAAGEYVSVSTQRDTEQAALAYERRELAETPEEELDELAHMYEQRGLTTDLARQVAEQLTAKDALRAHAEVELRLDAGELTNPWLAAVTSLVAFALGAAIPLLAITLAPVDARVIATFLAVVCAVAATGALGARLGNARPLRAGLRSVMGGAVAMAATYGIGSLVGQTAGL, encoded by the coding sequence GTGGAAGGCCATCGTGGGTGGGGTCCGCACAAGGAACCACAGAACGAGAGCATCAGCACCAGGCTGAACTGGTTGCGCGCGGGTGTGCTCGGCGGCAATGACGGCATCGTCTCCACGGCGGCCCTGGTCCTGGGGGTGGCCGGTGCGACCACGTCCAGTCAGGCCATTCTGATCGCGGGGATCGCCGGGATGTCGTCGGGAGCGCTGTCGATGGCGGCGGGGGAGTACGTGTCGGTCAGTACCCAACGGGACACCGAGCAGGCGGCCCTCGCCTACGAACGACGGGAGCTCGCCGAGACACCCGAGGAGGAGCTGGACGAACTGGCGCACATGTACGAGCAGCGAGGCCTGACTACGGACCTCGCCCGTCAGGTCGCCGAGCAGCTCACCGCGAAGGACGCCCTGCGCGCCCACGCCGAGGTCGAGCTCAGACTGGACGCCGGGGAACTCACCAACCCGTGGCTGGCCGCGGTCACCAGCCTGGTCGCCTTCGCCCTGGGCGCCGCGATCCCCCTCTTGGCGATCACCCTCGCGCCCGTCGACGCGCGCGTGATCGCAACCTTCCTGGCAGTGGTGTGCGCGGTGGCCGCGACCGGGGCTCTTGGCGCAAGGCTGGGCAACGCCCGTCCGCTCCGTGCCGGCCTGCGCAGCGTCATGGGTGGGGCCGTGGCCATGGCCGCCACCTACGGGATCGGCAGCCTCGTGGGCCAGACCGCGGGCCTGTGA
- a CDS encoding PPOX class F420-dependent oxidoreductase produces MTTIWDRQVREFLLHGTRTAKVAYTSSGGHPLVAPVWFVLEGEEIVFNTGKNTAKAASINRDARITVCVDLEHIPYAFVQVQGTATLSEAPDELLRTATMIGERYMGPSRATEFGRRNGQPGELVVRVQPTKVLAGFEMTA; encoded by the coding sequence ATGACGACGATCTGGGACCGCCAGGTGCGGGAGTTCCTCCTGCACGGCACCCGCACTGCCAAAGTCGCCTACACCTCCTCCGGCGGACACCCCCTGGTGGCCCCCGTGTGGTTCGTCCTGGAGGGGGAGGAGATCGTGTTCAACACCGGCAAGAACACCGCCAAGGCCGCCTCCATCAACCGCGACGCCCGCATCACCGTCTGCGTGGACCTTGAGCACATCCCCTACGCCTTCGTCCAGGTCCAGGGGACCGCGACCCTTTCCGAGGCCCCGGACGAACTCCTGCGCACCGCCACGATGATCGGCGAGCGCTACATGGGCCCGAGCCGCGCCACGGAGTTCGGCCGCCGCAACGGACAACCGGGCGAACTGGTGGTCCGCGTCCAACCAACGAAGGTCCTCGCCGGCTTCGAGATGACGGCCTGA
- a CDS encoding TetR/AcrR family transcriptional regulator, translated as MDGVSEAAEPGRKSRRRGETLHTAILDAALAELTEVGYAELTIERVAERAKASKASVYRRWPSKLHLIYEAAGRTFPHQGEITDTGSLRGDLLAFMRRSAEALQGPIGAAMRGVISDAIRDHSTIEDLRGSEASRTMVVMRDLLDRAAKRGEVDVESVTDRQLEAGHASLRFHFLFHTGYLSDDLVVSIVDEVMLPLIQGTDVRRA; from the coding sequence ATGGATGGTGTGTCCGAGGCGGCGGAACCCGGTCGGAAGTCGCGCCGACGCGGCGAGACCCTGCACACGGCGATCCTGGACGCCGCGCTCGCCGAACTCACCGAGGTGGGCTACGCCGAACTCACCATCGAACGCGTGGCGGAGCGCGCCAAGGCGAGCAAGGCGTCGGTCTACCGCCGATGGCCGAGCAAACTCCACCTCATCTACGAGGCGGCGGGCCGGACCTTTCCCCACCAGGGCGAGATCACCGACACCGGCAGCCTGCGCGGTGACCTATTGGCCTTCATGCGTCGGTCGGCGGAGGCACTCCAGGGCCCGATCGGTGCCGCCATGCGCGGCGTCATCAGCGACGCGATCCGCGACCACTCGACCATCGAGGACCTGCGTGGCAGTGAGGCGAGCCGCACCATGGTGGTGATGCGCGATCTCCTGGACCGCGCCGCGAAACGCGGCGAAGTGGACGTCGAATCCGTCACCGACCGCCAACTGGAGGCCGGCCACGCCTCACTCCGGTTCCACTTCCTCTTCCACACGGGCTACCTCAGCGACGATCTCGTCGTCAGCATCGTGGACGAGGTGATGCTGCCCCTCATCCAGGGAACCGACGTTCGCCGCGCGTAG
- a CDS encoding PEP/pyruvate-binding domain-containing protein, with amino-acid sequence MTSTPQEPSTIQPTSRDETGHVVPLSAIDANDLASAGGKGANLGEVVSAGFRVPDGFVVTTGAYSKALADGVEARVNAHLAASDDGDGFDAEAVGSAIRAEFADLVVPDDVRTAITDAYTALGEPPVAVRSSATAEDLPGASFAGQQDTYLNVRGIDALMRAVRDCWASLWTDRAIAYRHSRGVDSESVRIAVVVQAMVDAELAGVLFTANTVTGARDELVVEASGGLGEAVVSGMVTPDHYRLSPDGTVLESRLGRREVVIRSAPGGGTTEEVGRDEDTDRLSDASLRELARLGTALANHFSRPQDIEWAYGDGKIWLLQARPLTAVPPAPIKLSPIQRFMGPVIAELFPLRPYPMDISAWTVPGVGQLVNRMILGIPAARFDFAEVVPEVDGVVDRFVPPDPRPTFATVLTPLRLASKVRHYDPAEWRNDPRYQRFDRDVAALAKRDISTLDWDTLCRRPRESLELLDRMALTRVDYLPATGYALIRLRLALARLGVRDQLSQLMAGAPTRTQDANDALQLLADEVRADPALRRLFAEETAEAIVAQLRAGLHPELRSALERFLGEFGHRESESITLISAPTWSEAWEIPIGAIQALARRDLETEESNPSEDALARLESHPRLRGNPRRRARLRRRVEAARIGAAFREDTHFEFSRTLPLVRRAVVEIGRRLAAAGVLRHPDDIWHLRLSEVEKLPRPEEVPTDEGERLRSLVRDRQARRAELEGAPLIAATTLFPNRQNTDGALVTGTPGGGGQANGVVRVIRNPTEFGKLRSGEILVCPTTNPAWTPLFRTAAAVVVDTGGPGSHAAIVARECGIPGVMGTGTATNVLVDGQRVTVDGDLGVVRAEPEGR; translated from the coding sequence ATGACGTCCACACCGCAGGAGCCGTCCACGATCCAGCCGACATCCCGCGACGAGACCGGCCACGTGGTTCCACTCAGCGCCATCGACGCCAACGACCTGGCCAGCGCCGGAGGAAAGGGCGCCAACCTGGGGGAGGTGGTCTCCGCGGGTTTCCGGGTACCGGACGGGTTCGTCGTGACCACGGGCGCGTACTCCAAGGCTCTGGCCGACGGGGTGGAAGCCCGCGTCAACGCCCACCTCGCGGCGTCGGACGACGGCGACGGCTTCGACGCCGAAGCGGTCGGGAGCGCCATCCGCGCCGAGTTCGCCGACCTCGTAGTCCCCGACGACGTACGTACCGCCATCACCGACGCCTACACCGCCCTGGGAGAACCTCCCGTCGCGGTCCGCTCCAGCGCCACCGCCGAGGACCTCCCCGGCGCCTCGTTCGCCGGCCAGCAGGACACCTACCTCAACGTTCGCGGGATCGACGCCCTGATGCGCGCGGTGCGTGACTGCTGGGCCTCTCTGTGGACCGACCGCGCCATCGCCTACCGGCACAGTCGCGGGGTGGACTCCGAGAGCGTACGGATCGCCGTCGTCGTGCAGGCCATGGTCGACGCGGAACTGGCGGGCGTCCTGTTCACCGCCAACACCGTCACCGGGGCCCGCGACGAGCTGGTGGTCGAGGCCAGCGGTGGGCTGGGCGAGGCGGTCGTGTCCGGAATGGTCACGCCGGACCACTACCGGCTCTCTCCGGACGGCACGGTACTGGAGTCCCGACTGGGCCGGCGCGAGGTCGTGATCCGAAGCGCGCCCGGCGGCGGCACCACGGAGGAGGTGGGGCGCGACGAGGACACGGACCGGTTGTCGGACGCCTCGCTCAGGGAACTGGCCCGCCTGGGTACCGCGCTCGCCAACCACTTCTCCCGCCCCCAGGACATCGAGTGGGCCTACGGCGACGGGAAGATCTGGCTGCTCCAGGCACGTCCACTGACCGCGGTCCCGCCGGCCCCCATCAAGCTCAGTCCCATCCAGCGGTTCATGGGGCCGGTCATCGCCGAGCTCTTCCCACTCCGGCCCTACCCGATGGACATAAGCGCGTGGACCGTGCCCGGCGTCGGACAGCTCGTCAACCGAATGATCCTCGGCATCCCCGCGGCCAGGTTCGACTTCGCGGAGGTGGTGCCCGAGGTCGACGGCGTCGTCGACCGGTTCGTGCCACCCGATCCCCGCCCCACGTTCGCCACCGTGCTCACCCCGCTGCGGCTGGCGAGCAAGGTCCGCCACTACGACCCCGCCGAGTGGCGCAACGATCCCCGCTACCAGCGGTTCGACCGGGACGTCGCCGCCCTGGCCAAGAGGGACATTTCGACGCTGGACTGGGACACCCTGTGCAGGCGGCCCCGGGAGTCACTGGAGCTGTTGGACCGGATGGCGCTGACCCGTGTCGACTACCTGCCGGCCACGGGGTACGCCCTCATCCGACTTCGGCTGGCCCTCGCCCGACTGGGTGTGAGGGACCAACTCTCCCAACTGATGGCGGGCGCCCCCACCAGAACCCAGGACGCCAACGACGCTCTCCAACTCCTCGCGGACGAGGTGCGCGCGGATCCCGCGCTTCGCCGACTCTTCGCGGAGGAGACGGCGGAGGCCATCGTGGCCCAACTCCGCGCCGGTCTCCACCCGGAGCTGCGATCCGCCCTCGAACGCTTCCTAGGCGAGTTCGGGCACCGGGAGAGCGAGAGCATCACCCTCATCTCCGCGCCCACGTGGAGCGAGGCGTGGGAGATCCCGATCGGGGCGATCCAGGCCCTCGCCCGGCGTGACCTGGAGACCGAGGAGTCCAACCCCAGCGAGGACGCACTGGCGCGGCTGGAGTCCCACCCCCGCCTGCGAGGCAACCCCCGGCGTCGCGCCCGTCTGCGCCGTCGGGTGGAGGCCGCCCGGATCGGTGCGGCGTTCCGGGAGGACACGCACTTCGAGTTCTCCCGGACATTGCCCCTGGTACGCCGCGCCGTCGTCGAGATCGGTCGCCGCCTCGCCGCCGCGGGTGTCCTGCGCCACCCGGACGACATCTGGCATCTACGCCTCTCCGAGGTGGAGAAACTGCCGCGCCCCGAGGAGGTCCCCACGGACGAGGGGGAGCGACTCCGCTCCCTGGTCCGCGACCGCCAAGCCCGCCGAGCGGAGCTGGAGGGCGCGCCCCTGATCGCCGCGACCACGCTGTTCCCGAACCGCCAGAACACCGACGGCGCCCTGGTGACCGGGACACCCGGTGGCGGCGGCCAGGCCAACGGAGTCGTACGTGTCATCCGGAACCCGACCGAGTTCGGGAAGCTCCGCAGTGGGGAGATCCTCGTGTGCCCCACGACCAATCCCGCCTGGACCCCACTGTTCCGGACCGCCGCGGCGGTGGTCGTGGACACCGGTGGCCCGGGGTCGCACGCGGCGATCGTCGCCCGTGAGTGTGGTATCCCAGGCGTGATGGGTACCGGGACGGCGACCAACGTCCTTGTCGACGGCCAACGGGTCACCGTCGACGGCGACCTGGGCGTGGTCCGGGCGGAGCCGGAGGGACGGTGA
- a CDS encoding MFS transporter: protein MGDTSSAASGGDGAPRVGVVLPGLMVAMLLGALDQTVMTPALPAIAGELGGLEAMPVILTAYFAAATVVMPLYGKLGDRLGRRRVLEAAILLFVVGAVVCAVAPSLGWLLAGRVVQGFGGGGLMIGAQAVLGEVVSPRERGRYLGRLGAVYVVAAVGGPLLGGLVVDQLDWRWVFLGEIPLGVVALVAIRVVLRGLPVPRSVVPIDYWGASGLGTGVLGIVVLTGLAGQDVPRWVTVGALAAVLVGLTVWGVAARRAADPVLPLRLFRDRAFWIPGAVSFLVGFSLFGAIGFLPAFLQVAVGTSATRAGLTVTALMFGVIVSMSLSGSLITRTGRYRIYPTLGTAIAAGGLGSFLLVTEETPLWILMAVLLVTGLGIGFVMQVMTLIAQNAVEFRDLGTATSTVTFLRQIGVSVGIAVVGALTTLRFAERLPASVADRVGDAGSLSPEVIATLSPRAQDLVASAYGVALPPVLGALAPLLAIACLLTLAIPARPLRDRAHTDTNDTDAVHAPEHADSTTTGRTP from the coding sequence AGTGCCGCGAGTGGGGGCGACGGCGCTCCCCGCGTCGGGGTGGTGCTGCCAGGGCTGATGGTGGCGATGCTGCTTGGAGCCCTGGACCAGACCGTCATGACGCCCGCGCTGCCGGCGATCGCGGGTGAACTGGGCGGTCTGGAGGCGATGCCGGTCATTCTCACCGCCTACTTCGCGGCCGCGACCGTCGTGATGCCGCTGTACGGAAAACTCGGGGACCGGCTGGGCCGCCGCCGGGTACTGGAGGCCGCGATCCTGCTGTTCGTGGTGGGCGCGGTCGTCTGCGCCGTCGCCCCGAGCCTGGGGTGGCTGCTCGCCGGGCGTGTCGTGCAGGGGTTCGGCGGCGGCGGTCTCATGATTGGGGCGCAGGCCGTACTGGGTGAGGTGGTGAGCCCACGAGAGCGCGGACGGTACCTCGGTCGACTCGGCGCGGTCTATGTGGTGGCCGCGGTGGGCGGCCCGCTCCTGGGCGGTCTCGTGGTCGACCAGCTCGACTGGCGCTGGGTGTTCCTCGGCGAGATCCCGCTCGGCGTCGTCGCCCTGGTCGCGATCCGCGTAGTGCTGCGGGGACTCCCGGTCCCCCGCTCCGTCGTGCCGATCGACTACTGGGGGGCGTCCGGGCTCGGCACCGGAGTACTCGGGATCGTCGTCCTCACCGGACTCGCCGGCCAGGACGTTCCCCGCTGGGTGACGGTCGGCGCCCTCGCGGCGGTGCTGGTGGGCCTGACGGTGTGGGGGGTCGCCGCGCGGCGCGCCGCCGACCCCGTGCTGCCGCTCCGGCTCTTCCGCGACCGCGCCTTCTGGATCCCGGGCGCGGTGAGCTTCCTGGTCGGGTTCTCCCTCTTCGGCGCGATCGGCTTCCTCCCCGCGTTTCTCCAGGTGGCGGTGGGGACCTCGGCGACGCGCGCGGGGCTCACCGTCACCGCACTCATGTTCGGCGTGATCGTGTCGATGTCCCTGTCCGGCAGCCTGATCACCCGCACCGGCCGCTACCGGATCTATCCCACCCTTGGCACCGCGATCGCGGCCGGTGGGCTTGGTTCGTTCCTGCTGGTCACGGAGGAGACACCGCTCTGGATCCTCATGGCGGTGCTGTTGGTGACCGGGCTGGGGATCGGCTTCGTCATGCAGGTCATGACCCTGATAGCCCAAAACGCCGTCGAGTTCCGCGACCTCGGTACCGCGACGTCGACCGTCACCTTCCTCCGGCAGATCGGTGTGTCGGTGGGGATCGCGGTCGTGGGTGCGTTGACCACCCTGCGTTTCGCCGAGCGGCTGCCCGCCTCGGTGGCGGACCGTGTGGGCGACGCGGGGTCCCTGTCGCCGGAGGTCATCGCCACGCTCTCACCACGGGCGCAGGACCTGGTCGCGTCGGCCTACGGAGTGGCACTGCCGCCCGTCCTCGGCGCGCTCGCGCCGCTGCTCGCCATCGCCTGCCTCCTCACCCTCGCCATCCCGGCACGGCCCCTACGGGACCGTGCGCACACCGACACCAACGACACCGACGCGGTCCACGCGCCGGAGCACGCGGACTCGACCACCACTGGGAGGACCCCATGA